AAATGAAAAAATTCACGAAAGATAAAGAGGATCCAGTTACCACGCGTTTCACTGTTGATAATACGAAGAGTGCGATTAAGAAAGCATTGAAAAAGCTTGAAGAGCGTAAGGAAACGCACGAATTGGAGAAGCAGACGACTGTAGATGAAAACGGCAATCGTATTTTTGATCGTGAAAATACGAAGCTTGATCCTGTTTCGAACAATGAGTTTAAGGAAATTAATAAGGTTTGGGATCAGTACCTTCAAAGCGTCGCAGAGGAAAGTTTCCAAAACAAGGATCATTATGAAATTAAGGATATTGTGAAAAAGTCAGGTGCAGGCATTGGTTCCACTGGCTTGAAGCGTTTCTACATTTTAATAGAAGGAAAGCATGATAATGAGCATGAAGATGATGTGATTCTGGAGGCAAAAGAAGCGCGTGCACCAATTCCGGCTTACTTTTTCCCATATGATGAGCAGTTCTGGACAGCCCACAAGCATCAGGGTGAGCGCGTGACTGTTACCCAGCAGGCGATGCACCATATGGCTGATCCATATTTAGGCTATTTCACGATGCAGGGCCGTGACTTTTATGTGCGCGAGCGTTCTCCGTATGAAAAAGATTTAAAGGAGAAGCACTTGCAAGAATATGATGATGTCGATAAAACATTGAAGACGATGGGCAAAATTGCAGCAAAAATTCACGCTCGTGCCGATGGTGATATCGAGAATCATATTCTGGATTACCACAGTGAAAATGAAATTCTAGAAGCAATCGGTGATGACAGTGAAGGCTTCATCAACGAGCTTCAGCTATGGTCCAAATTTTACAAAGAGCGTGTAGAACAGGATCATGAGCTCTTCAAAGAATGGTTGAATGAGTATTTCTATCAACTATTCCAACCGAAAAAAAGCAACACACCGCGTAGTGCTAGAAAGCAGTAGTAAATAAAAGAGGCTGGGACATAAGTGTTTTAGCCTACAAAAAATCCGAACTATCTTTCGAAAATTCCTCTATGGGATTCGAAATAGTTCGGATTTTTATCTTTATTTATGTTTTTATCATACTCATCATTCGATTTAAAAACTGATAATTATGGTTTTGTCCTATCCTTTTTTACATTAAGCAGAAATTTGCTCTGCTTCGCTTTCCTCTTGTTCCTTTTGCTTGCGGAAAATTGTAGCAAGGATAGGACCAGAGATATTATGCCATACACTGAAGATAGCGCTTGGTACTGCAGCTAGTGGACTGAAGTGCGTTGTCGCCAGTGTGGCGCCTAGTCCAGAGTTTTGCATGCCAACTTCGATAGAAACAGCACGTTGTTTTGGTGCTTCCATACCAAATAATTTTCCAAGACCGTACCCAACACCATAGCCGAGCACATTGTGTAGTACGACGATGGCAAAAATAAGCGCGCCAGTTTCGGCGATTTTTTCCTGATTTACACCAACAACTGCAGCTACGATAGCCACAATTGCGATAACGGAAACAAGTGGCAATGCCTTCACGCCAGCTTCTGCTTTCGAACCAAACATCCATTTGACTAGTAAGCCAAGTAGAATAGGAATGAGAACAATTTTTACGATGGAAAAGAATAGTGAGCCTGCAGATACGGGCATCCATTCACTTGCGAAAAGCAGTACAAGTACTGGCGTAACAAGTGGTGCAAGCAATGTAGATACGGCTGTGATTGCCACCGATAGAGCAGTATCCCCTTTGGATAAATAGGTCATAACGTTTGAAGATGTACCTCCAGGACAACAGCCAACTAAAATAACACCTGCTGCCACCTCATTGGAAACAGGTAATAACATAGCCAACGCAAAGGCAAGTAAAGGCATGATCACAAACTGTGCAGCCACACCAATGCCAACGTCCTTTGGTCGACGTGCTACTTCTTTAAAATCATCTTTCGACAAAGACAAGCCCATGCCAAACATGATGATACCTAGTAGCGGTACGATGTATGGAGCAATCCACGTGAAGCCGGATGGGAAAATGAAGGATAAGACCGCAAACAGAATCACCCAAACAGCGAACGTACTCCCCATAAAACCGCTGATTTTCTCTAATGTTTTCATAGTATGTACCTCCCTTGTAAAGTAAAGTAGGGAAGAGTATACAGTATAATCTGAAAAATCAAAACCTTTTTCTCTTTTTTTTCTTAACAAATTAACGCTTTAGTGGAGGGTAGATGCTGATATGCGCTCTGGCAGCGTATCGCCCTGCGATATGCTCTCTACATGCGATGCGTTTATGCTCTCTTAGAGGCCGAGATACAATCGTACCGCCCCCCGATACACCCGATACGCCACCCTGATATCCGCTCGTTTCACATCTCCCGCATAAAAAATCCACCTGCCGCAGCAGATGGATCATTACTCCCATCATCATATACTCAAGATATCGCGAATATCGTCTTCCGTGAGGGCGGATAGGTTGCCTTCACCGGATTGGATGAGGGTGTCAAATAGGTTTTGTTTTTTCTCTTGTAAGGATTGTATTTTTTCTTCGATGGTGCCTTTGGCGATCATTTTGACGACTTGGACGGATTTATTTTGTCCGATGCGGTGGGCACGGTCGGCGGCTTGTTGCTCGACGGCTGGGTTCCACCATAGGTCGTATAGTACGACGGTGTCGGCGCCTACTAGGTTCAGCCCGGTTCCGCCTGCTTTTAAGGAAATCAAGAATAGGTCGTTTTCTCCCTCATTAAAGCGTGTTGCCATATCGACGCGGTTCTGGGAAGGGGTGGAGCCATCTAAATAAAAGTAGGACAGCTTTTCTTCCTCCACAACCTGGGCAATCAAGTCCAGCATCGAAGTGAACTGGGAGAAAATCAGCAAGCGCTGACCATTTTCGTAAGCTTCCTGAATGAAGGTACGCAGTTCTTCCAGTTTGCCGGACTGTCCTTCGTAATTTTCCACGAACAGACCTGGATGGCAACATAGCTGGCGGAGACGTGTCAGGTTACTCAGAATTTGCATACGATTCTTCTGCAATCCTTCGCCTTCCAGCTGGGATTTTGTTTGCTGTTGAATTTCATTTAGGTAGCCCACATAAAGCTGGCGCTGTTCTTTTGTTAAATCGGTATAGCGCACCGTTTGTATTTTTTCTGGTAGTTCCTTCAACACTTCCTGCTTTGTTCGGCGCAACACAAATGGTGATATCTTTTTCTGAATCATTTGTTGTGGTACGCCTTTAAATGTCTTCCGATCATACAGCAATCCTGGCATCACGACAGAAAACAGCGACCACAGCTCTTCAGCCCGATTTTCAACTGGGGTACCGGTTAGGGCAAATGCTGTTTCAGCTCGAATACCGCGAATGGCTTTGTACGTTAAGGAAGCGTGGTTTTTAAAAGACTGTGCTTCATCTAGCAATAAGCCTTTGAAAAAATAGGACTGGTATTGTTCAACGTCACGACGCATCATTGGGTAAGAGGTAATTACCAAGTCGGCGCCCTCTAATTCCTCAATTTGTTTGCGACGTTCTTCCTTCGAACCTGATACGACACGAACATTCAACGTTGGTGCGAATTTAGCGGCTTCCTGCTCCCAGTTGTAAATAAGTGAAGCAGGGGAGACGACGAGAAACGGATGAGCATCAGGACGTTCTTTTCTACCTGCTAATATATAGGCTAGCCCTTGCAATGTTTTACCGAGTCCCATCTCATCGGCAAGCACGCCTCCAAAACCATGACGAGAAAGGGAGCGCAACCACTGGAATCCTCGCAACTGATAGTCACGAAGGTTAGCTTGCAAGTCTTCAGGTGGTGTTTCGTTTAACGTTTCTGGATGCTTCACTGCTTCGATGAGTTTCTTGAACGCCTCACTTTGCTGGACACCTGTTGATGTATCCACTTGGAGTGCGCGGTATTTTGGTAAATGTAACACGCCATCTTGGATGTCATCTGTATCAAGGTCCAGCTGCTCAAATAAGGAGCGTGTATTTTCCCACGCATCTTCCTCTAAATCAATGATTTTTCCATTATTAAACTGGTGATACGATTGCTTTTGACGTAAGGCTTTAAACAAGGAAGAAATTTCATCATCTGATAAATCTTCAGTAGGGAAGCGTACCTCAAACCAGCCGTAGCTTTCATCTACATCTAAGGATAGGGGGATATCGTCTGGTAATTCACTGTACATTTCATCTACAGCTTCCGATTTCATAACTTCGGCACGTTTTTCAAGTTCTGGCAGGATTTGATAAAAGAACTGTCCTAAATCCTGACTTCCACTAAGTGATAAAACCTCGCCATTCCAGTGGAAATTTGCCTGTTCAATTAGATTCATGATTTGCCGTTCCTTATTCATGTTCCGCGAAATCATTTGTTCTGGATGCTGGCGACTACGCTGAAATGGATTGATTTTTTCATCTCCATATTCAAACACAAGTTGAGCTTGAAGCATGTTCTCATTTCGCTCCAGTTGCATTTTAGGATTACAGTCGAAGCGTTTTAACTGTGTAGAGATGGAGCTGTCGATCTCAAGTAAATTATGGGCTTCCAGTACCGGAAAAACCGTTCCAGCCAGTTGCTCAATGTGCTCCTGTTGAAACACTTGGGTATTGTCGCGCTGACTTTCGAGATGGTTATAAAGTGGAATCACCGTATTTTGCAGCGCAGCATCTACTTTATAAAGGCTTTCATTTTTAATGAAGTAAGGG
This DNA window, taken from Pontibacillus yanchengensis, encodes the following:
- a CDS encoding DUF2252 domain-containing protein encodes the protein MVENAERRIKDTKKYLRKQTLHTILEQFDAEIMELSKTDRKAKYDKMKEDPFSFFRGSAYLFYYDVSNIPFSYHTPDDKPTWIMGDLHFDNFSAFQNEEGEIVFDVDDFDEGFLGSYLYDVLRMVVSIRLFAAQQGFSESEQDEFVERFAKSYYKQMKKFTKDKEDPVTTRFTVDNTKSAIKKALKKLEERKETHELEKQTTVDENGNRIFDRENTKLDPVSNNEFKEINKVWDQYLQSVAEESFQNKDHYEIKDIVKKSGAGIGSTGLKRFYILIEGKHDNEHEDDVILEAKEARAPIPAYFFPYDEQFWTAHKHQGERVTVTQQAMHHMADPYLGYFTMQGRDFYVRERSPYEKDLKEKHLQEYDDVDKTLKTMGKIAAKIHARADGDIENHILDYHSENEILEAIGDDSEGFINELQLWSKFYKERVEQDHELFKEWLNEYFYQLFQPKKSNTPRSARKQ
- a CDS encoding bile acid:sodium symporter family protein, with amino-acid sequence MKTLEKISGFMGSTFAVWVILFAVLSFIFPSGFTWIAPYIVPLLGIIMFGMGLSLSKDDFKEVARRPKDVGIGVAAQFVIMPLLAFALAMLLPVSNEVAAGVILVGCCPGGTSSNVMTYLSKGDTALSVAITAVSTLLAPLVTPVLVLLFASEWMPVSAGSLFFSIVKIVLIPILLGLLVKWMFGSKAEAGVKALPLVSVIAIVAIVAAVVGVNQEKIAETGALIFAIVVLHNVLGYGVGYGLGKLFGMEAPKQRAVSIEVGMQNSGLGATLATTHFSPLAAVPSAIFSVWHNISGPILATIFRKQKEQEESEAEQISA
- a CDS encoding DEAD/DEAH box helicase yields the protein MIDLTAPEVLELSGWTTYQRGAQYYQDGAVTRINRYGTSDNRHTHIFAEVKGTRSWPYEVQLSFSKQHGSFENGQCTCPAYTDGTAVCKHMVAVLFETIEQLTNNKTVWNKRTAETKMETKTEPSNHDIQQASSFVDELLDYVTVQESLFSTPKEPLYIQFELEGMFSRYSAPEDLELSIKAGTSRLYVVKDPGAFIDAWYNREPLYFTQHYTYDPEQQIMTEEDAEVFRHLHPLIKSQQFFAENDYYRSSAKKSIHIPNHFVEELFTLLEECDAVVLKRYKDEIPFRVIPNTFPEEFVLSKEDGHYSLSIKDNGFTSKQIARSPYFIKNESLYKVDAALQNTVIPLYNHLESQRDNTQVFQQEHIEQLAGTVFPVLEAHNLLEIDSSISTQLKRFDCNPKMQLERNENMLQAQLVFEYGDEKINPFQRSRQHPEQMISRNMNKERQIMNLIEQANFHWNGEVLSLSGSQDLGQFFYQILPELEKRAEVMKSEAVDEMYSELPDDIPLSLDVDESYGWFEVRFPTEDLSDDEISSLFKALRQKQSYHQFNNGKIIDLEEDAWENTRSLFEQLDLDTDDIQDGVLHLPKYRALQVDTSTGVQQSEAFKKLIEAVKHPETLNETPPEDLQANLRDYQLRGFQWLRSLSRHGFGGVLADEMGLGKTLQGLAYILAGRKERPDAHPFLVVSPASLIYNWEQEAAKFAPTLNVRVVSGSKEERRKQIEELEGADLVITSYPMMRRDVEQYQSYFFKGLLLDEAQSFKNHASLTYKAIRGIRAETAFALTGTPVENRAEELWSLFSVVMPGLLYDRKTFKGVPQQMIQKKISPFVLRRTKQEVLKELPEKIQTVRYTDLTKEQRQLYVGYLNEIQQQTKSQLEGEGLQKNRMQILSNLTRLRQLCCHPGLFVENYEGQSGKLEELRTFIQEAYENGQRLLIFSQFTSMLDLIAQVVEEEKLSYFYLDGSTPSQNRVDMATRFNEGENDLFLISLKAGGTGLNLVGADTVVLYDLWWNPAVEQQAADRAHRIGQNKSVQVVKMIAKGTIEEKIQSLQEKKQNLFDTLIQSGEGNLSALTEDDIRDILSI